CGATGTTTTAAAAGAATATGGTTATGTGACGGATGAGCAGATCGACGAGGCGCTCGCATACCAGAAGGAGCACAGAGATCTCCGCCTTGGCGGCGCCCTGATTGAACTGGGATACGTCAAGGAGGAACATGTGCTGGAGGCGCTTGCCGCGCGTCTTGCCATGCGCCGCGTCGAAATCTCGAATATTGACGTGGAAGTGGAGGCGGTAGAGATGATTCCGCGTCCGCTGGCGGAAAAGTATGAGATGCTGGCAGTCCGGAAAAAAGAAGGCACGCTGACGGTCGTGCTGAACGATCCCATGAATTTTTACGGAATTGAAGATATCCATCAGCTGACCGGCATGCAGCTTGACATCTGTCTCAGTATGAGAGACAGTCTGTTAAAGGCGATTCAGTACTACTATACGGAAGTCGAAGCGAGGCAGGCGGCACAGGTTGCCAACAAGAGCTTTGAAGACCAGGATATGGAGGAGATCGAGATCGAGGAGGAGGGTGACAGCGACACGCCCGTCATCAACCTGCTGAGCCGTCTGATCAACCGTGCCCACAGTACCAATGCGTCCGATATTCATATTGAGCCGTTTGAGCACAAGACGCTCGTGCGCATGCGTATCGACGGCGTCATTGTGGAATACGTGACGCTTCAGAAGAGTCTCCATGCATCGCTGATCGCGCGCATCAAGATTCTGGGAGAGATGGATATTGCGGAGCGAAGGATTCCGCAGGACGGCCATTTCCGCCTGCGCGTGGAGGGAGAGTTTATCAACATCCGTGTGTCGGTGATCCCCACGGTATTCGGGGAAAAGGCGGTGCTGCGCCTTCTGAGCAGCAATGCGCATATCGATTATCCGTCTACGTTTGGCATGGAAGAGCCGGATTACTTAAAACTGAAGAGGATGCTGCAGTCTCCGAACGGCATTATCTATTTTACCGGCCCGACCGGATCCGGAAAGACAACGACGCTCTATATGATCCTGGAGGAACTGTCGAAGAGGGCGGTGAACATCTCGACGATCGAGGATCCGGTGGAGAAAAACCTGCCCAAGGTGAATCAGATGCAGGTGAACAATCAGGCGGGACTGACATTTGAGGCGGGGCTTCGCGCGCTATTGCGGCAGGACCCGGATATCATCATGGTAGGTGAGACGCGTGATGTGGAGACGGCGTCGATTTCCGTGCGTGCGGCGATCACGGGGCATCTTGTATTTTCAACGTTACACACGAATAATGCGGCATCCTCCATTGTCCGTCTGGAAGACATGGGACTGATGCCTTACATGGTGTCAAGTTCGCTGACCGGGATCGTCGCGCAGAGGCTGATGCGCAAGGTCTGTCCGGACTGCTGCGAGGAAGTGCCGCCCACGGAAGAAGAGGTGATGATGCTGGGCGGAAGTACGGAGAGGATCAGGAGGGCGAACGGATGTCCGCTGTGCAATTACACAGGGTATCGGGGGCGGACGGCGATTCACGAGATACTGCTGATTGACCGGGAAGTACGGAAGATGATCATGGACGGCGCATCCGTGGAAGCGATTCAAAACTATGCGGTAAGCAGTCAGGGCATGAAGACGCTGAAAGAGTGTGCCGTCGGCCTGGTAAAACAGGGAATCACAACGATCGAGGAATTGCGCAAGGTGGCGTATTATGCCTGACAGACAGGAAAATTTATAAAAACAGGAGGCTGGCAGTGTTATGTATGATATGGATCAGATTATTCTAATGGCAAGACAGGAGGAGGCATCCGATGTCCATATATCGGCGGGTCTGCCGCTGGTATTTCGGGTTCACGGCGTTCTCATCCCGGCGCTCGCACAGCCCGATGAGGAATCGGCGGAGGTGATGATCCGCGGACTGCTGAATGAACGGCAGTTAAAGGTGCTGGAGGAGGGACGTGACCTGGACTTTTCACTGCAGACATCGGACGGAAACCGTCAGAGGGTCAACGTGTTCCGGCAGCAGGGGAAACTCGCCGCGACGATCCGTCTGCTGAACAGCAGCATACCGACACTGGAACAGCTGCATTTATCAAAAAAACTATATGAACTGGCGGAGGAACCGAGAGGGCTGATCCTTGTGACAGGACCCACTGGGAGCGGAAAGTCGACGACGCTTGCGTCCATGATCGAACACGTGAATCAGACACGTGCGGTGCATATCCTGACGATCGAGGATCCGGTGGAATATCACTATGACGGAAAGATGGCTCTGATCCATCAGAGGGAGACCGGAAGGGATGTCGGGGATTTCGCATCGGCGCTGCGGAGCGCGCTGCGGGAGGATCCGGACATCATCATGGTAGGCGAGATGCGCGATTATGAGACGATCATGGCCGCTCTGACAGCGGCTGAGACGGGGCACCTCGTACTGTCCACGCTCCACACCACCGGTGCAGCGCAGACGATCGACCGCGTGATCGATGCCTGTCCGTCCGGCAGTCAGAATCAGGTGCGCACGCAGCTGGCAGGCGTGCTGAAGGGCGTGATCACGCAGTGCCTGATGCCGTCTGTAAACGGCGGCGGAAGGTTCGCGGCGACGGAAATTCTGCTGGGCACGGATGCGGTCGGGAATATGATCCGGGAAAATAAGAGCCATCAGCTGGCAAGTGTCATGCAGTCTAATGCTGCGGCAGGCATGCATACGCTGAATATGGATCTGGTCCGCATGGTGTCTGAGGGCAGGATTTCGAAGGAGACGGCATTCCAGTATACGAATGACAGGCGGGACCTGGAACAATATTTTTAAGTAAAGTGAGAAATGTATGAAAATGAGCGGTTACGGGAACAGGGAAAACAAAAAACATAATGGCGGCTTTACGATGGTCGAGGCGATCGTCGTGGTTGTGATCCTGCTGATCTTTACAGGATTTATGGCTGTCGGAGTGGTGAAGTGGATCGAGTGGACGAATTTCAAGCAGCAGAATGAGTACGCCCAGACCCTGTTTTCGGCTGCGCAGAATCAGCTGACGGAGTACAGTGAGAGCGGTCAGCTGACCGGGCTGCAGAAGGCAATGTCTGATAACAAGGGGAATTACCTGAATCCGCTGGATGTCACACAGCTGACCGCACCGGATGGTAATCCGTATACGCTCTCTGGTATCTGGCCGGAAAGTGATAAAGACAGCACACGTCCGGAGGCAGCACGTTATCAGGGACAGATCTGTTATCTGATCGGGACAACAAGGGATTACCAGAAGTACCTGAGTTATCAGAACGGTGAGTTGGATGAAGAGGCAGATGGACAGTTGGAGCCTGAGATCAAGGCGCTGTATGATATGCTGCTTCCGTATCTCTACGATCCGGCGATTTTGAATGCCACTGTCTGCGTGGAGTTCACACCGGAAGACGGTCAGGTATTTGCCGTTCTCTACAGTGACAAAGCAGAGGATTTTACTCACGATGAAACAAAGGAAGGAGATGGAACTGTTTCAATCTCCAACAGGGAGAGTAAATACAGAAAAGCCCGCATGGTGGGGTATTACGGGGTGGACACCCTGTCAAAGGCCACGAGTCCGAAAGCGCAGAAGCCGTCCATCAATGAGGTCAAATTGAACAACGAGGAGACACTGAATCTGTCCTTCCGGCTGACGAAGGTGCAGACAGCGACTCAGGAGCTGACGTATGAGATTAAGATCTATGACAGGAGCTCAAAGCGGGAACTGCTGGTCATCACACTGGACGGAAGTAAACTGAAAAATACATTATTCCGCGATAAAATACCCTGCAGTGTGACGCGTCTGAACTATGATGCGGACGGGAAGAATCCCACATCCCAGAAGCTGGGGGAATTCCCCGTGCTGGCATGGGTGGAGACTGACCGGACGGTACGCGTGGTTCTCGATGCAGTGGACCTGACCGCTACCAGCGCGCAGTACTATGAAGATTATCCGGAACTTGTGAAAACGGAAGAGAGCGCCGGGGTTGGCATACTCAGACCCAAACTTTCCGGTACTTACAGTTTTCACAGATTCGGTTTAAACACGGATGACATTTACTGTACGGTTCAGGGAAGAGGCACTTACTATAAGACAACGGCGAAGAAGCAGAGCAACAGCGAACATACATATTTTGGTTCTGCCAGATATTCGGAATCGGGAGGCGAGACGTCCGCGGTTTATACGGTTTCAAACGCCCGCCATCTGTCAAACATCCGTTATCTGGAGGATTACACGGAGGAGCAGAGGGAAAAAACAGGATATGAAGGGCTGAAGACGGCAGATCACGTGACGTACCAGCTGACTCAGAACATGGACTGGAGGGCGCTGATAGAAAATGGATGCCTTTTTGCAACCGATGCAGCAAAAGACGATTCCAATGAGGTGACGGAGGTAAAGACAGAATTCCCGTCTATCCGTCAGCTGCGCTCCAACGCGGTCTTTGAAGGGAATGAACGCAGGACGTATACGGTCAGCGGACTGTATATTACTGAGAAAGCAAACCAGAAAGCGTTTTTATATGGAACAGAAGAGTCGGCAGAAGGTCCTGCAGGCTTATTTGTGACGAATTACGGCACCCTGAGAAACTTTGCGCTCGATCGGATTACGGTGAACGGCGGTGAGAATGCCGGGGCGTTCTGCGGTATGAATGCGGGTACGCTGGAGAACCTTACCACGGCGGATTCCGATGCGAAAAAAAATCCGAGTACCATCACGGGTGAAAGCCAGGTCGGAGGAATCACAGGCGGACAGTCCTATGACGGGGAAGAGCAGATTCATTACAAAGGTCTGGTGAACCGCGCACAGGTGAAAGGTCATGTGTACGTCGGCGGGATCGTCGGCATGCTCAAGTCGGAGAACGCCGAAAAAACGGTACTTGTGGAGGAGTGCCGCAATTACGGACCGGTTGAGGGGGCAAAGAAAAGCGGGACCACCCGGGAACCGTCTTATATCGGCGGAATCGTCGGATACTGCAAAAATAGCACGGATACGGTTGAAGCACTGCAGATTAAAAAGTGTATCAGTTCGCCTCAGTATATAAATGATTCTATAGATGACATTCTTGGAGACAGGGAAAAACTGAACGAAAAGCTGACGGGAGTCTACGTAGGCGGAATCATCGGGTACAATGACAATGCCTCGGTACAGTACTGCAGTACGGAAAAAGAGGACGGCAGGGAAGGATATGTCTTCGGGCTTCGCTACGTGGGCGGAATCGTGGGCTATAGTGAGGGCTCGGCGAGCGGAATCGACGGCAGTACGGATTCCGGTACCAGCGGGATCAATGAAATCCATGTGATCGGCGATACGTACGTCGGCGGTGTCACCGGATGCAATGCGGCGATACAGGGGAAGATGGATGAAGACGGAATCGTGGTCCCTGATCCCATTCGTAAGCTGAGCAATAAGATTGAGAACTGGATCAACAGAGGCGTTGTTGTGGCAAGAGGCAGCTATGCCGGCGGAATTGCGGGCTATAACGCCGGGTGGATCTATAACTGCAACAGCGATGTGGACAGCACAGCGACCGCAGAGAATCTGACGAAGGCGGAATCCCTGAATGGAGATTACGCCGGGGGCATCGCGGGCTATAATAACGGAATCATCGGAAATACGAAACGGGATGCGGACGGGTCAAATCCGTCGGGAAGCAACGGCAGAATCCAGACGGTCTGCTATATTTCCGGAAATAATTATGTGGGAGGAATCGTCGGATATAACGATGTGGACGCGGTAGTCGAGGACTATGAAGTCGCCGGCGGCTATATAGGCGGAAGCGGTAGTTTTGTCGGAGGCTATGCCGGACTCAACGCATCGATCTCTCTGCTGATGGATGAAGAAAATGAAGGCCGTTTTCTGAACTCCAATCCGAACCAGGTGACGGGCGCGTACTGCATCGGCGGCACGATCGGCGGAAATATCGTAGCGGATAAGGGTCATGATATCGAGGCGGCGTTCCGCACCGATAACTTCCTTGGAGTTTTGAAAGCGGACGCATTTGCCGGCGGATTCATCGGATACAATCTGCTGATGCCGGGGGATACGGACAGAGAAAGCACAGGGGAACTGGTTGAATCCCTGGCAAAGGCACTGGAGGAGACAGAGTCAGTGCAGGACGCCGCGAAGGTTTTGGCTGAGCGTACAGCAGGGGCGGGGCAAAGCGAAAGCACTTTATACATTCAGGGACTGGATGCGGAAAATGCCGCGCAGAGCAAATTTGGGGGCATCACGGCACAGATCCATGTGGGCGGTGTCGTCGGATACAACGATGATGATACCGGTCTTTACATCAAAGATGTCACGAACCTGACACCGGTTACGGCAGAAGCTGCCATGGAAAATGAAGATG
The Ruminococcus gauvreauii genome window above contains:
- a CDS encoding GspE/PulE family protein, with amino-acid sequence MENNIRNLRIGDVLKEYGYVTDEQIDEALAYQKEHRDLRLGGALIELGYVKEEHVLEALAARLAMRRVEISNIDVEVEAVEMIPRPLAEKYEMLAVRKKEGTLTVVLNDPMNFYGIEDIHQLTGMQLDICLSMRDSLLKAIQYYYTEVEARQAAQVANKSFEDQDMEEIEIEEEGDSDTPVINLLSRLINRAHSTNASDIHIEPFEHKTLVRMRIDGVIVEYVTLQKSLHASLIARIKILGEMDIAERRIPQDGHFRLRVEGEFINIRVSVIPTVFGEKAVLRLLSSNAHIDYPSTFGMEEPDYLKLKRMLQSPNGIIYFTGPTGSGKTTTLYMILEELSKRAVNISTIEDPVEKNLPKVNQMQVNNQAGLTFEAGLRALLRQDPDIIMVGETRDVETASISVRAAITGHLVFSTLHTNNAASSIVRLEDMGLMPYMVSSSLTGIVAQRLMRKVCPDCCEEVPPTEEEVMMLGGSTERIRRANGCPLCNYTGYRGRTAIHEILLIDREVRKMIMDGASVEAIQNYAVSSQGMKTLKECAVGLVKQGITTIEELRKVAYYA